In the Silurus meridionalis isolate SWU-2019-XX chromosome 6, ASM1480568v1, whole genome shotgun sequence genome, one interval contains:
- the LOC124387405 gene encoding transmembrane protein 151B: MQTDTADGEEPILPGTGREEQRPVKQSLASSLCRESHWKCLLLTLLMYGCFGTLTWCGLCKVPVLTVPVELAATVLENEDQSTTSAAGNSYIPDELALDSPCSSGYVYIPLAFLAMLYVVYLVECWHCYSKTAMLAQAEVAEVYERVQRLQQATPCIWWKAISYHYVRRTRQVTRYRNGDAYTTTQVYHERVNTHAASSEFDYGRLGVKDVSKELRGLMDNPAVRLRFTKCFSFSSARAEAAYLTQRARFFGENEGLDDYMEAREGMHLKNVDFREHMLAFPDPARQPWYARRRIFWLASALLLSWPLRVVAEYRTAYVHYHVEKLFGDEDDSSRGDGSENGVLNENVSGPGGGGIGSSYRAISRVNTVDMTELEWHIRCNQQMVPSYSEALLMDPGLDGNQGTNPPPAGTNSNTGGPALPVAFASAYLLQSCPRCRRSTSSMSLPSRLRGPTAALLTGTVAGMRASGAGGATGGPGRLVLSRSGFSLGRLQATRPTSLFHSRSVGGGLGGRGEEGSAAGAGGGGFLGLGSRQDEESRGVLEGEGEEEEEQGNEEAGEEERERQEEEAEHPEDSNREEGREGERDRPPAYQDAFFFPVLIVHGEESCHTGEDIS, translated from the coding sequence CAACGTCCAGTGAAGCAGTCCCTGGCTAGCTCTCTGTGTCGGGAGTCACATTGGAAGTGTCTTCTCCTCACGCTGCTTATGTATGGATGCTTTGGCACCCTGACCTGGTGTGGATTATGCAAGGTTCCTGTTCTCACTGTCCCTGTTGAACTTGCAGCTACAGTATTGGAAAATGAAGACCAGTCTACAACGTCAGCTGCTGGTAACTCCTACATCCCTGATGAGTTGGCTCTGGATAGCCCTTGTTCAAGTGGCTATGTCTACATTCCTCTGGCCTTTTTGGCTATGCTATATGTGGTCTACTTGGTGGAGTGCTGGCACTGCTACTCCAAAACTGCCATGCTGGCTCAAGCAGAGGTTGCGGAAGTGTATGAGCGTGTGCAGAGACTTCAGCAGGCTACGCCATGTATCTGGTGGAAGGCGATTAGCTACCATTATGTACGAAGGACCAGACAGGTAACACGCTACCGGAATGGGGATGCATATACCACCACACAGGTGTACCATGAACGGGtaaacacacatgcagcaaGTTCAGAGTTTGACTATGGCAGGCTGGGAGTAAAAGATGTCTCAAAGGAGCTAAGAGGCCTAATGGATAATCCAGCAGTGCGTCTGCGCTTTACAAAGTGCTTTAGTTTCTCCAGTGCTCGAGCAGAGGCTGCCTACCTAACACAACGTGCACGGTTCTTTGGGGAAAATGAAGGCCTTGATGACTACATGGAAGCACGGGAAGGAATGCACCTAAAAAATGTTGACTTTCGTGAACATATGCTGGCCTTCCCTGACCCCGCTCGGCAGCCCTGGTACGCACGCCGGAGAATATTTTGGCTTGCTTCAGCTTTGCTGCTGTCATGGCCACTTCGTGTTGTGGCTGAATATCGCACTGCATATGTGCATTACCATGTGGAAAAGCTGTTCGGCGATGAAGatgacagcagcagaggagatggaAGTGAGAATGGAGTTCTCAATGAGAATGTAAGTGGACCTGGAGGAGGTGGTATCGGATCAAGCTACCGTGCCATTTCCCGTGTTAACACTGTTGACATGACGGAACTTGAGTGGCACATTCGCTGCAATCAGCAAATGGTTCCAAGCTATTCTGAGGCACTGTTGATGGATCCTGGTTTGGATGGTAACCAAGGCACTAACCCTCCTCCTGCTGGGACAAACTCTAACACGGGAGGTCCTGCGCTGCCGGTGGCCTTTGCCTCAGCCTACCTGCTCCAGAGCTGCCCCCGCTGTCGCCGTTCCACTAGCAGCATGTCACTCCCTTCCAGGCTGAGAGGCCCTACAGCTGCCTTGCTAACTGGCACTGTGGCTGGTATGAGGGCTAGTGGAGCAGGAGGTGCTACTGGAGGTCCAGGCAGGCTTGTTCTGAGCAGAAGTGGTTTTTCATTGGGCCGTCTCCAGGCAACACGTCCCACATCTCTGTTCCATTCTCGCAGTGTGGGTGGAGGTCTAGGAGGAAGAGGGGAGGAGGGGAGTGCTGCAGGAGCAGGAGGTGGAGGGTTTCTTGGTTTAGGCTCAAGACAGGATGAGGAAAGCAGAGGGGTGCTAGAgggagaaggggaggaggaagaagaacagGGTAATGAGGAGGctggggaggaggagagagaaagacaagaaGAGGAAGCAGAGCATCCTGAAGATAGCAACagagaggaagggagagaggGTGAAAGGGATCGACCTCCTGCATATCAGGATGCTTTTTTCTTCCCTGTGTTAATAGTGCATGGAGAGGAGAGTTGTCACACAGGTGAGGACATCTCTTAA